A portion of the Bacteroides faecium genome contains these proteins:
- a CDS encoding NAD(P)/FAD-dependent oxidoreductase, giving the protein MSLNIAKVDKKRVVIVGGGFGGLKLANKLKKSGFQVVLIDKNNYHQFPPLIYQVASAGMEPTSISFPFRKIFQHRKDFYFRMAEVRAIFPEKNMIQTSIGKAEYDYLVLAAGTTTNFFGNKHIEEEAMPMKNVSEAMGLRNALLANLERALTCSTKQEQQELLNIVIVGGGATGIEVAGILSEMKKFVLPNDYPDMPSSLMHIYLIEAGPRLLAGMSEDSSAHAEKFLREMGVNILLNKRVTDYRDHKVILEDGTEIATRTFIWVSGVTGVTIGNMDASLIGRGGRIKVDSFNRVEGMNNVFAIGDQCVQSSDESYPNGHPQLAQVAIQQGELLAKNLIRLEKGQEMKPFHYRNLGSMATVGRNRAVAEFSKVKMQGWFAWVMWLVVHLRSILGVRNKVVVLLNWIWNYFTYDQSMRMIVYARKAKEIRDREAVEATTHLGKDLIQEPQQTK; this is encoded by the coding sequence ATGAGTCTTAATATTGCAAAAGTAGATAAGAAGCGTGTCGTCATAGTAGGCGGTGGTTTCGGTGGCTTGAAGTTAGCTAATAAGTTAAAGAAGTCAGGCTTTCAGGTGGTCTTGATTGATAAGAACAATTATCATCAGTTTCCCCCGTTGATTTATCAAGTAGCTTCGGCGGGTATGGAACCTACTTCTATCTCTTTCCCCTTCCGCAAGATTTTCCAGCATCGGAAAGATTTCTATTTCCGTATGGCTGAAGTGCGTGCCATTTTCCCGGAGAAGAATATGATTCAGACTTCCATCGGGAAAGCTGAATATGACTATCTGGTTTTGGCAGCAGGCACTACCACCAATTTCTTTGGCAACAAGCATATCGAAGAGGAAGCCATGCCGATGAAGAACGTTTCGGAAGCGATGGGACTGCGGAATGCTCTTTTGGCGAATCTGGAACGGGCACTTACCTGCTCTACCAAGCAGGAGCAACAGGAATTACTCAACATTGTAATTGTGGGCGGTGGCGCCACCGGCATAGAAGTGGCGGGAATACTCTCCGAAATGAAAAAGTTTGTATTGCCGAATGATTATCCGGATATGCCCAGCAGCTTGATGCATATCTACCTGATTGAAGCAGGGCCGAGGTTGCTGGCAGGAATGTCGGAAGACTCTTCTGCTCATGCTGAAAAGTTTCTTCGTGAAATGGGTGTGAATATACTTCTTAATAAGCGTGTGACCGATTACCGTGACCATAAAGTCATACTTGAGGACGGCACTGAGATTGCCACGCGTACCTTTATATGGGTGAGCGGTGTCACCGGAGTGACTATCGGAAATATGGATGCTTCGTTGATAGGTCGTGGCGGACGTATCAAAGTCGATTCCTTCAACCGTGTGGAAGGAATGAACAATGTGTTTGCTATCGGCGACCAATGTGTCCAGTCGTCCGACGAAAGTTATCCGAACGGGCATCCTCAACTGGCACAAGTCGCTATCCAGCAAGGCGAACTGTTGGCAAAGAACTTGATACGCCTTGAAAAAGGACAGGAGATGAAGCCTTTCCATTACCGTAATCTGGGTTCGATGGCAACGGTGGGACGTAACCGTGCCGTTGCGGAATTCAGTAAGGTGAAGATGCAGGGGTGGTTTGCCTGGGTAATGTGGCTGGTCGTTCATCTGCGTTCCATTCTTGGAGTACGTAATAAGGTAGTTGTTCTTCTCAACTGGATATGGAATTATTTCACTTATGACCAGTCCATGCGTATGATTGTCTATGCCCGTAAGGCAAAAGAAATCCGTGACCGGGAAGCCGTTGAAGCGACTACCCACTTGGGGAAAGACCTGATACAAGAACCGCAACAAACAAAATAA
- a CDS encoding glucosaminidase domain-containing protein: MENKLHRLVFLTIVFFFAVGVQAQKRNARYTEYINKYSDLAVEQMKLHKIPASITLAQGLLESGAGYSQLARKSNNHFGIKCGSSWRGRTVRHDDDARNECFRAYKHPRDSYEDHSDFLRRGARYAFLFKLDITDYKGWARGLKKAGYATDPSYANRLITIIEDYDLYKYDRKGVYSERKLRKNPWLMNPHQIYIANDIAYIVARSGDTFQDLGKELDISWKKLVKYNDLHREYTLMPGDIIYLKAKKKKASKPHTVYIVRDGDSMHGISQKYGIRLKNLYKMNRKDGDYVPEVGDRLRLR; this comes from the coding sequence ATGGAGAACAAATTACATAGGCTTGTCTTTTTAACTATCGTATTCTTTTTTGCCGTAGGAGTACAAGCACAGAAACGGAACGCCCGTTATACCGAATATATAAATAAGTATAGTGACCTGGCTGTCGAACAAATGAAGCTTCATAAGATTCCCGCCAGTATTACGCTGGCGCAGGGACTGCTGGAAAGTGGTGCGGGATACAGCCAGTTGGCACGAAAAAGCAACAACCATTTCGGTATCAAATGCGGTAGTAGCTGGCGGGGACGTACGGTTCGCCATGACGATGACGCGCGCAACGAATGTTTCCGTGCCTACAAGCATCCGCGTGACTCCTACGAAGACCATTCCGATTTCCTCAGAAGAGGCGCCCGTTATGCTTTTCTTTTCAAACTGGATATTACCGACTATAAAGGCTGGGCGCGCGGACTGAAAAAAGCGGGTTATGCCACCGACCCTTCCTATGCCAATCGCCTGATTACGATTATCGAAGATTACGACCTGTATAAATACGACCGCAAAGGCGTTTACTCGGAACGTAAGTTGAGAAAGAACCCCTGGCTGATGAATCCGCACCAGATTTACATAGCCAATGACATAGCCTATATCGTTGCCCGTAGCGGGGATACTTTCCAGGATTTAGGCAAGGAACTGGACATTAGCTGGAAAAAGCTCGTGAAGTATAACGACTTGCATCGTGAATATACATTAATGCCGGGAGATATCATCTATCTGAAAGCCAAAAAGAAGAAAGCTTCCAAACCTCATACCGTATATATCGTAAGAGACGGTGATTCCATGCACGGCATCTCCCAGAAATATGGTATCCGTCTGAAGAACCTGTATAAGATGAACCGCAAGGACGGTGACTACGTTCCGGAAGTGGGTGACCGCCTGCGCCTTCGATAA
- the cdd gene encoding cytidine deaminase, producing the protein MKDLIITAVIKVYQYNELNEADRALMKTAMDATARSYAPYSRFSVGAAALLADGTVVTGTNQENAAYPSGLCAERTTLFYANSQYPDQAVVTLAIAARTEKDFIDNPIPPCGACRQVILETEKRYGQPIRILLYGKECIYEIKSIGDLLPLSFDASAMED; encoded by the coding sequence ATGAAAGACCTCATAATTACCGCAGTTATTAAAGTATATCAATATAATGAGTTGAATGAGGCCGACCGGGCACTTATGAAAACAGCCATGGATGCAACAGCACGCAGTTACGCCCCTTATTCCCGTTTCTCGGTAGGTGCAGCCGCACTGTTAGCTGACGGAACCGTAGTAACAGGAACGAATCAGGAAAATGCCGCCTATCCGTCGGGACTCTGCGCGGAACGCACGACTCTATTCTACGCCAATTCCCAATATCCCGACCAAGCGGTCGTTACCCTTGCCATTGCCGCAAGAACCGAAAAGGACTTTATAGACAACCCGATTCCGCCCTGTGGTGCTTGCCGCCAAGTGATTCTGGAAACGGAAAAACGATACGGACAACCCATTCGTATCCTGCTCTACGGTAAAGAATGTATTTACGAAATAAAAAGTATAGGCGATTTATTGCCACTGTCATTTGACGCATCAGCAATGGAGGATTAA
- a CDS encoding AraC family transcriptional regulator, with amino-acid sequence MLQQYHTKLKGTLALTDSYLAEKALQKEKGLYKFIWVRNGSITVEIDHQEMVLAKDEVISLTHLQHLEFKSIDGDYLTLLFNSNFYCIYGNDHEVSCSGFLFNGSSHLIRFTLNEKERRELDTITAALENEFTVSDSLQEEMLRILLKRFIIQCTRIARHRMNITREKESGFEIVRQYYNLVDEHYRTKKQVQDYADMLHKSPKTLSNIFSTCKLPSPLRVIHERVEAEAKRLLLYSNKSAKEIADILGFEDQASFSRFFKNMTGQSAVQFRNTQEGKN; translated from the coding sequence ATGTTACAGCAATATCACACAAAACTGAAAGGAACGCTCGCGCTTACGGATTCATACCTGGCGGAGAAAGCATTGCAAAAGGAAAAAGGACTTTATAAGTTTATATGGGTACGCAACGGAAGTATCACGGTAGAGATAGACCATCAGGAAATGGTACTTGCCAAAGATGAAGTGATTTCACTGACCCACCTGCAACATCTCGAATTCAAATCAATCGACGGCGATTACCTGACTTTACTGTTTAACAGTAATTTCTACTGTATTTATGGTAACGACCATGAGGTATCATGCAGCGGCTTCCTCTTCAATGGTTCGTCCCATCTTATCCGTTTCACGCTGAATGAGAAAGAGCGCAGGGAACTGGATACCATCACCGCGGCATTAGAAAACGAATTCACCGTTTCCGACAGTTTGCAGGAAGAGATGCTGCGCATATTGCTGAAGAGGTTCATCATCCAGTGTACCCGGATTGCACGCCATCGCATGAATATTACTCGTGAAAAAGAATCCGGTTTCGAGATTGTACGCCAGTACTATAATCTCGTTGACGAACATTACCGGACGAAGAAGCAGGTGCAGGATTATGCCGACATGCTGCATAAGTCGCCCAAGACATTGTCGAATATCTTTTCGACTTGCAAACTGCCCTCTCCGCTCCGTGTGATTCACGAACGGGTGGAAGCGGAAGCCAAGCGCCTCTTGCTTTACAGCAACAAAAGCGCCAAGGAGATTGCCGATATTCTGGGATTCGAAGACCAGGCTTCTTTCAGCCGTTTCTTTAAAAATATGACCGGACAAAGCGCCGTACAGTTCAGAAATACGCAGGAAGGGAAGAATTGA
- a CDS encoding DUF417 family protein translates to MKEKFIALLTFTSSLKSFGIKFIRVAILVVFVWIGGLKYFHYEADGIVPFVANSPFMSFFYAKGAPEYKEHKNAEGAFVPENRAWHEANNTYTFSYGLGALIMSIGILVFLGIFSSKAGLVGDTLAIIMTLGTLSFLVTTPEVWVPNLGSGEFGFPLLSGAGRLVIKDIVILAGAVVLLSDSSQRVLKTLKKD, encoded by the coding sequence ATGAAAGAGAAATTTATCGCTTTACTGACCTTCACTTCAAGTCTGAAAAGTTTTGGTATCAAGTTTATCCGTGTAGCTATCCTGGTGGTATTCGTATGGATAGGCGGATTGAAGTATTTCCATTATGAGGCCGACGGGATTGTACCGTTCGTTGCCAACAGCCCTTTCATGAGTTTCTTCTATGCAAAAGGTGCTCCCGAATATAAGGAACACAAAAACGCGGAAGGGGCTTTTGTTCCGGAAAATCGTGCATGGCATGAAGCAAACAATACTTATACGTTCTCTTATGGGCTGGGAGCTCTTATCATGAGTATCGGCATCCTGGTATTCCTTGGAATCTTCTCCTCGAAAGCAGGACTGGTAGGTGATACGCTGGCTATTATCATGACGCTCGGTACACTCTCCTTCCTCGTCACAACACCCGAAGTATGGGTTCCTAATTTAGGAAGTGGAGAATTCGGCTTCCCGCTATTGTCAGGCGCGGGGCGGTTGGTGATTAAGGATATTGTTATCCTTGCCGGTGCCGTAGTGCTTCTGTCCGACTCGTCACAACGCGTACTCAAAACACTTAAAAAAGACTAA
- a CDS encoding FAD-dependent oxidoreductase codes for MKQYDAIIIGFGKAGKTLAAELSNRGWQVAVIERSDMMYGGSCPNIACIPTKTLIHEAGISSLLYHEDFPKQANMYKQAVARKNRLTSFLRGNNYERLSKRPNVTVYTGTASFISANTLKVALPDGDIELQGKEIFINTGSTPIIPAIDGLKESQHVYTSATLLDMNVLPKHLIIVGGGYIGLEFASMYAGFGSKVTILESGNRFMPRNDQDIAKSVREVMERKGIEIHLNARAQSIHDTNDGVTLTYSDVSDGTPYFVDGDAILIATGRKPMIEGLNLQAAGVEVDAHGAIVVNDQLRTTAPHVWAMGDVKGGPQFTYLSLDDFRIIRDQLFGDKKRDIGDRDPVQYAVFIDPPLAHIGLTEEEALKRGYSFKVSRLPATSVVRSRTLQQTDGMLKAIVNSHSGKIMGCTLFCADAPEIINIVALAMKTGQEAAFLRDFIFTHPSMSEGLNQLFDV; via the coding sequence ATGAAACAATATGATGCAATTATTATAGGGTTCGGCAAGGCAGGAAAAACACTGGCTGCCGAACTTTCAAACAGAGGATGGCAGGTTGCCGTCATCGAACGCTCCGATATGATGTATGGGGGCTCTTGTCCGAACATTGCTTGTATCCCTACAAAGACGCTGATACATGAAGCCGGGATTTCTTCCCTGCTGTACCACGAGGATTTCCCGAAACAGGCAAATATGTATAAACAGGCTGTCGCCCGTAAAAACCGTCTGACCTCTTTTCTCAGAGGAAACAATTACGAAAGATTAAGCAAGCGCCCGAATGTGACTGTCTACACAGGGACAGCTTCCTTTATATCTGCCAATACCCTGAAAGTGGCACTCCCTGACGGGGATATTGAACTGCAAGGGAAAGAAATTTTTATCAATACCGGTTCCACTCCTATTATTCCGGCAATCGACGGGCTCAAGGAAAGCCAGCATGTGTACACCAGTGCCACACTTTTGGATATGAACGTCCTGCCTAAACATTTGATTATCGTCGGTGGCGGGTATATCGGACTGGAATTTGCTTCGATGTATGCCGGATTCGGCAGTAAAGTGACTATCCTCGAAAGCGGCAACCGGTTCATGCCTCGCAACGACCAAGATATTGCCAAAAGCGTCAGAGAGGTGATGGAAAGGAAAGGGATAGAAATTCATCTCAATGCCCGTGCACAATCTATCCATGATACGAATGACGGCGTGACACTGACTTATTCGGATGTGTCCGACGGTACTCCTTACTTTGTGGACGGTGACGCTATCCTCATCGCTACCGGACGGAAACCTATGATTGAAGGATTGAACCTGCAAGCGGCAGGCGTGGAAGTGGATGCGCACGGGGCTATCGTGGTAAACGACCAGTTACGCACTACCGCCCCTCATGTATGGGCAATGGGCGACGTGAAGGGCGGCCCGCAATTCACTTATCTTTCACTGGATGACTTCCGGATTATCCGCGACCAGCTCTTCGGAGATAAAAAACGGGATATAGGCGACCGCGACCCTGTTCAGTATGCAGTATTTATCGACCCGCCGCTGGCTCACATTGGGCTCACTGAAGAAGAAGCACTGAAAAGAGGTTATTCCTTTAAGGTTTCCCGCTTACCGGCCACTTCCGTAGTCCGTTCGCGCACATTGCAACAGACGGACGGTATGCTGAAAGCTATTGTGAACAGCCACAGCGGAAAGATTATGGGATGCACGCTGTTTTGTGCCGATGCCCCGGAAATAATAAATATCGTAGCTTTGGCTATGAAGACAGGGCAAGAGGCTGCTTTTCTACGCGATTTCATCTTTACTCATCCGAGTATGAGTGAGGGATTAAATCAACTATTTGATGTATAA
- a CDS encoding ABC-F family ATP-binding cassette domain-containing protein — protein sequence MPISIQQISYIHPDKEVLFSDLNFAISKGQKLGLVGNNGCGKSTLLQIIAGQLSPSSGVIVRPDDLYYIPQHFGQYDSLTIAQALQIDSKRQALHAILAGDASTENFTLLDDDWNIEERSVAALDAWGLGQFPLSYPMHLLSGGEKTRVFLAGMDIHHPSVILMDEPTNHLDSSGRERLYDWVEKWRSTLLIVSHDRTLLNLLPEICELEKHQITYYGGNYEFYKEQKALMQEALQQRIEEKEKALRIARKVARETAERRDKQNVRGEKANIKKGVPRIVLNALQGKSEKSTSKLNGVHQEKAEKLTDERNQLRGSLSPTAALKTDFNSSSLHNGKTLVTAKDINFCYYPNLNDNDSQKEIENQKENKNPSENDTSDSSNGSNLPAQLLWQTPISFQLKSGDRLRIEGTNGSGKTTLLKIITGQLQPQEGTLTRADFSYVYLNQEYSIIDDRNSILEQAYAFNSRNLPEHEIKIILNRYLFPASEWDKSCRKLSGGEKMRLAFCCLMISNNTPDMFILDEPTNNLDIRSIEIITNTIKNYTGTVIAISHDSYFIREIGIEQHIVLS from the coding sequence ATGCCTATAAGTATTCAACAAATCAGCTATATCCATCCGGATAAAGAGGTATTATTCAGTGACCTCAACTTTGCCATCAGTAAGGGGCAGAAACTGGGACTGGTCGGCAATAACGGCTGTGGCAAATCTACCCTGCTGCAAATTATCGCCGGGCAACTATCACCGTCTTCCGGTGTTATCGTCCGCCCGGACGACCTTTATTACATTCCGCAACATTTCGGACAATACGATTCATTAACTATCGCCCAAGCCTTGCAGATAGACAGCAAGCGACAAGCCTTGCACGCTATTTTGGCGGGAGATGCCTCAACGGAAAATTTCACGCTACTGGATGATGACTGGAATATCGAAGAACGCTCCGTCGCCGCTCTTGACGCGTGGGGATTAGGGCAGTTTCCTCTATCCTACCCGATGCATCTGCTCAGTGGCGGAGAAAAGACCCGTGTCTTTCTAGCGGGTATGGATATTCATCATCCATCTGTCATTCTCATGGATGAGCCTACGAACCATCTCGACTCTTCGGGCAGGGAACGTTTGTATGATTGGGTAGAGAAATGGCGCTCAACATTGTTGATAGTGAGCCATGACCGCACTTTACTCAATCTCCTTCCCGAAATTTGTGAATTGGAGAAACACCAAATCACGTATTATGGTGGGAACTACGAATTCTACAAAGAACAGAAAGCCCTGATGCAGGAAGCTTTACAGCAGCGTATCGAAGAAAAAGAGAAAGCATTGCGGATAGCCCGCAAGGTAGCCCGTGAAACGGCCGAACGAAGAGATAAGCAAAATGTGCGTGGCGAAAAAGCCAATATTAAAAAAGGTGTTCCGCGCATCGTACTAAATGCATTGCAGGGAAAATCGGAGAAAAGTACCAGCAAGCTAAACGGTGTTCATCAGGAGAAAGCCGAAAAACTGACCGATGAACGCAACCAGCTTCGTGGTTCACTCTCTCCAACGGCTGCGCTAAAGACTGATTTCAACAGTTCTTCCCTGCACAACGGGAAAACGTTAGTTACAGCGAAAGACATTAATTTCTGTTATTATCCTAACTTGAACGATAATGATAGTCAAAAAGAGATTGAGAATCAAAAAGAGAATAAGAATCCAAGTGAGAATGATACTTCCGACAGCAGCAACGGTAGCAACCTGCCAGCGCAACTGCTTTGGCAAACTCCCATCAGCTTTCAGCTAAAGAGCGGCGACCGTCTCCGCATAGAAGGAACCAACGGCAGCGGAAAGACCACTCTTCTGAAAATCATCACCGGACAACTCCAGCCACAGGAAGGAACACTCACACGGGCAGATTTCTCTTACGTCTATCTGAATCAGGAATACTCTATCATCGACGACCGGAACAGTATCCTTGAACAGGCTTACGCTTTCAACAGCCGGAACCTGCCGGAACACGAAATAAAGATTATTCTGAACCGTTACCTGTTTCCCGCTTCCGAATGGGACAAGTCCTGCCGGAAACTAAGCGGTGGTGAGAAGATGCGGCTCGCTTTCTGCTGCCTGATGATTAGTAATAATACACCGGATATGTTTATCCTGGACGAACCGACCAATAATCTGGATATACGGAGTATTGAAATCATCACCAATACCATCAAGAACTACACGGGTACAGTAATTGCAATTTCCCATGACAGCTATTTCATACGTGAAATTGGTATCGAGCAACATATTGTATTAAGTTAA
- the nudC gene encoding NAD(+) diphosphatase, whose translation MTSQRKEKNENKMSETTQSWWFVFYKDQLLLEKRGNGTFALPCGEIPPIVIKEKTTVHNITTLEGRNCKSFSLSSPVEESAQYAMIGLRASYEYLPLSHYQAAGKAYEILHWDRNSRFCSACGTPIEQKEDIMKRCPKCGREVYPSISTAVLVLVRKEDSLLLVHARNFKGTFNSLVAGFLETGETLEECVAREVKEETGLDVKNITYFGNQAWPYPSGLMVGFIADYAGGEIKLQEEELSSGDFYTRDNLPELPRKLSLARKMIDWWLESPNQ comes from the coding sequence ATAACTTCGCAGCGCAAAGAAAAGAATGAGAATAAAATGAGTGAAACAACGCAATCATGGTGGTTTGTCTTTTATAAAGACCAGCTATTGCTCGAAAAGAGAGGGAATGGCACATTTGCCCTTCCTTGCGGAGAAATTCCCCCTATTGTCATCAAAGAAAAAACAACCGTACACAATATCACTACGCTGGAAGGAAGAAATTGCAAGTCTTTCTCCCTCTCCTCGCCTGTCGAAGAATCGGCGCAATATGCAATGATTGGACTTCGTGCCTCTTATGAGTATCTCCCGCTGTCTCATTATCAGGCAGCAGGAAAAGCGTATGAGATTCTGCACTGGGACCGGAACAGCCGTTTTTGCTCCGCCTGCGGCACTCCTATAGAGCAGAAAGAGGACATCATGAAACGTTGCCCGAAATGCGGAAGGGAAGTATATCCGTCCATTTCAACCGCAGTTCTCGTCCTGGTGAGAAAAGAAGATTCACTGCTCCTGGTCCATGCCCGCAACTTTAAAGGAACGTTCAACAGTCTTGTTGCCGGATTTTTGGAAACCGGAGAGACACTAGAAGAATGTGTAGCGCGTGAAGTGAAAGAGGAAACCGGACTGGATGTGAAGAATATCACTTATTTCGGCAATCAGGCATGGCCTTATCCCAGCGGGTTGATGGTGGGTTTTATTGCAGATTATGCCGGTGGGGAAATCAAACTGCAAGAGGAAGAACTAAGCTCCGGAGATTTCTATACACGGGATAACCTGCCGGAACTTCCCCGAAAACTGAGCCTTGCACGGAAGATGATTGACTGGTGGCTGGAATCTCCTAACCAATAA
- a CDS encoding Crp/Fnr family transcriptional regulator: MENIIKGIRQYYPVSDKSLEILFSRMEKLELPKKHLLIHGGVADRHVYFIEKGFCRSYCLRDGEEITIWFSREGDITFAMKDLYHNEPGYEYVELLEDCELYAIRIEDLNQIYETNIEIANWGRVIHQECLLYMDMHHINRLYLPAKERYEQLLHEQPDVIHRAQLGYIASFLGMTPQHLSRLRSEA, translated from the coding sequence ATGGAAAACATTATCAAAGGTATCCGCCAGTATTATCCGGTATCTGATAAATCGCTGGAAATACTTTTCAGCCGCATGGAAAAGTTGGAGCTTCCCAAAAAGCACTTGCTGATACACGGTGGTGTAGCAGACCGTCACGTCTATTTTATCGAAAAAGGTTTTTGCCGGTCATACTGTTTACGTGACGGGGAAGAAATCACTATCTGGTTTTCCCGCGAAGGCGATATCACCTTTGCCATGAAAGATTTGTATCACAATGAGCCCGGATACGAATATGTAGAATTGCTGGAAGATTGCGAATTGTATGCCATACGTATCGAAGACTTAAATCAGATTTATGAAACGAATATAGAGATTGCAAACTGGGGACGGGTTATCCATCAGGAGTGCCTGCTATATATGGATATGCATCATATCAACCGGCTCTACCTTCCGGCCAAGGAGCGTTACGAACAGCTCTTACATGAACAGCCCGATGTCATCCACCGCGCCCAACTGGGATATATCGCTTCTTTTCTTGGCATGACTCCCCAACATCTCAGCCGCCTACGTTCCGAAGCTTAA
- a CDS encoding acyltransferase family protein yields the protein MINTLTSLRIFFALMVFGAHCYVIDSSFNAHFFKEGFVGVSFFFVLSGFIIAYNYQEKLLKKTTTRRTFWVARLARIYPLHLLTLLIAACIGGYVQYSGTADWIKHFVASTFLLQPFFPSADYFFSFNSPSWSLGCEQLFYFCFPLVIPFLNNKRHLVIILFICLLFMLAGMYLTGEEQIKAYWYVNPITRLPDFFVGVLLYQFYRSLRNKKISYSTSTLLETGAIALFLLFFLCAADIPKVYRYSCYYWLPVSLIILIFSLQKGGISRLLSNRFLIIGGEISYSFYLIHLFIILTYTKMTALYQWQLPWTVSVPIIFCITIILSLLSYYYFEKPANKWVKRIFTKKTIINQPHGIINKNTTN from the coding sequence GTGATTAACACATTAACTTCTTTACGGATATTCTTTGCCTTGATGGTATTTGGGGCGCATTGCTATGTTATTGATTCAAGCTTCAACGCTCATTTCTTTAAAGAGGGATTTGTCGGAGTCAGTTTCTTTTTTGTGCTCAGCGGATTTATTATTGCTTACAACTATCAGGAGAAGCTACTGAAAAAGACTACCACACGACGAACTTTTTGGGTAGCACGCCTTGCGCGTATTTATCCCTTGCACCTACTGACATTATTAATTGCCGCATGCATAGGCGGATACGTGCAATATAGCGGCACGGCAGACTGGATAAAGCACTTTGTCGCTTCCACCTTTCTGTTACAACCGTTTTTCCCCTCTGCCGACTACTTTTTCTCATTCAACAGCCCCTCGTGGAGTTTGGGATGCGAACAGTTGTTTTACTTCTGCTTTCCTCTGGTTATTCCTTTCTTAAATAACAAGCGACATTTAGTTATCATTCTTTTTATTTGCCTTCTCTTTATGCTGGCAGGCATGTATCTGACCGGTGAGGAGCAAATCAAAGCATACTGGTATGTAAATCCCATTACCCGGCTGCCGGACTTTTTCGTAGGTGTTCTGCTTTACCAGTTCTACCGGTCATTGCGCAATAAAAAGATTTCTTATTCCACCAGCACATTATTAGAAACAGGAGCCATTGCATTATTTCTTCTGTTCTTCCTTTGCGCCGCAGACATTCCTAAAGTTTACCGTTATTCTTGTTATTACTGGTTGCCCGTTTCGCTCATCATTCTTATCTTCTCCTTACAAAAAGGGGGCATATCCCGGTTATTATCCAACCGTTTTTTAATCATAGGCGGAGAAATCAGTTATAGTTTCTACTTGATACATTTGTTTATCATACTCACGTACACAAAGATGACTGCTCTCTATCAATGGCAGTTACCATGGACAGTAAGTGTTCCCATTATTTTCTGTATCACCATTATACTCAGCCTGCTTTCTTATTATTACTTTGAAAAGCCTGCCAACAAATGGGTAAAACGAATATTCACTAAAAAAACAATCATAAACCAACCTCATGGAATTATCAACAAAAACACCACGAATTGA